In Bacillus sp. Marseille-Q1617, a genomic segment contains:
- a CDS encoding low molecular weight protein arginine phosphatase — protein MMKILFVCTGNTCRSPMAEAVLRHRGTERFEVKSSGVFAMDGSDASFQTKEVLKENDIKHEHQSSTLRKKDIDWADYVFTMTAHHKWAIMDQYPEASDKVFTLKEYVLEDPDDMDVSDPFGGSVDIYRHTYRELDSLIGQLINKLERD, from the coding sequence ATGATGAAGATCTTATTTGTTTGTACGGGAAATACATGCCGCAGTCCGATGGCGGAAGCGGTATTGAGACATAGAGGGACTGAGCGTTTCGAGGTGAAATCTTCGGGTGTTTTTGCAATGGATGGAAGCGATGCTTCATTTCAGACTAAAGAAGTTCTGAAAGAGAACGATATAAAACATGAGCACCAATCCAGCACGCTCCGGAAAAAGGACATCGACTGGGCGGACTATGTATTCACGATGACCGCTCATCATAAATGGGCAATCATGGATCAGTACCCAGAGGCCTCCGACAAAGTATTCACGTTAAAGGAATATGTGCTTGAGGATCCTGATGACATGGACGTTTCCGATCCCTTTGGAGGAAGTGTGGACATCTACAGACATACATATAGAGAGCTGGACTCGTTGATCGGGC